The genomic stretch TGCTAAACTTTACAGCTGCATGTTTGTCACATTTGTCTATGTATGCTTTGTtgtcaatcttttttttttttccgacaGGTTCCTATTTCTTCTGCTGTAATAGATTCTTTGCTTGGTTGTTGGAGTTAAATACACCAAGATCAAagtcctctttacttcaatttgTTCACGAGTGTTTCCCTGTTGCATttgccattttttgaaaaacagacttttaattgcattttgtTGACAAGTTTTTGAATAGAAGCCTCAGTTTGTCTTGCGATCTATAATAAGAGATTGTAGAATCCGAATGTCAAGACATGTCGAGAATGTGTTTCAGTTGCATGCTTCTTTCAATCAATCACTTGTGTCATTTCTGTTCTTCACACGTTTCAGTATTTTCAAGGGATGTAAATGAGAAATCTCTAATGGGACGTAGCATAGTTGGTCTTGTGATTCCCCTAGATCTATCTACAGATTAAAAAGGAACTCTTCTCTCTCTGTAGTTATTTTCTGAAACTCAGAGTAATGCGCGAGGCAGAATATCTGGTAATGTCCTTGTGCTAAATTCCAATAAACTTGGGACTTTAATGCTTCAGCATTTTGAAGTGATGGCTCACTCTTCTTGACGTTGGTTCTTTTACTAGTCTGGTCCCTTCCCCTGAAATTTTGAACACTTATGTTATGTTTTCTCCCTCCTTTCTTTGACCACTTACTGTAGGTTTGAAATGCTAAGATCACGAATATTAAAAGTCAGTTCTGTATTTCCTGTTGCGGATTTTTTCCTCTGCCTTATTGTTGgaatataattttattttttcattgaaACAGGTATAGGATATCTACACAGCAGCGAACAAAACAAGCCTCCCATGGTCCACCAGAACATATCTGTTGAGAAAGTCCTTGTTGATGAACAGTATACCCCATTGATATCCGACTGCGGCCTTCTGAAACTCCTGGCCGACGACGTTGTTTACTCTGCCCTCAAGGTCAGTGCAGCATTGGGTTATATGGCCCCTGAGTACATTACCACCGGCCGCTTTACGGAGAGGAGTGATGTGTATGCCTTCGGAGTGATTATACTTCAAATACTCTCTGGTAGACGAAAGCTTACCAATTCTATACTGCTGGAAGCTGAATCTTGCAAGTTCGAGGACTTTATCGACCCTAATCTCAAAGGCATCTATTCCAAATATGAAGCAAGCAGGCTCACTAAAATTGCACTGGATTGCACGAATGAAAGTCCAGACGGCAGGCCAACTATTGCTTCAGTAATTCAAGAACTGAACAGGTCTTCAGATGGTTAGCTGCTGGACATCTATCAAAATCAGAGAATCACGGATGATGACAAAAAACACACTACTGATGCTAGAGTAGCTAGCTGCTCATTGAGTGATGAACAAGCCCCTCAATCATCATCATCTATTATGCCTGCTCGTGTGGGAAAGATATCCAAGTGTCATAATCAGTCCTGTTCTTCACAGACCGAGCTGTACAGGTAGAAGAAAAAGTCGGGAGGAGCGTTTTGGAGGAGAGAAATAATTGGTGGGGTAGATTGTAGAATGAGAGTAGGTGAGCCAACAGAGCATGTATCGTATTTTGCTGAATTGACTGATGATAGAACTTTCAGGTCCACTCCCCTTCCATGTTAAATTGCCAAGGTGAACACTAACCCCAACCTTTAACTGTCCCCACTGAAGGATGAACTGTTTGTGTAATTATAGGGTGGAAGAGGATGTGACTGAGACCTATGAAGCTACTTggtttttaaatcaaaattttgcatttttgaagttCTATTTTGGACGGTAACAAACGTGGGCAAAAACAGATAACTCAAATTCCTTTGTTTGAAGGCATACAACTGTGAACCCAGTGGTTGCTATCCAAGTTCTAACTATCATTCGAGTACTTGAACAATTATTACTAACATCGACAAACCTGTCCAATATCCAGCCACCGATCCAAAGGTTGGTTCCCTTGGTTCAGTTAATACGACGTACAAAATTGATATCGCATACTAGCTGCGAAATTGGTAAGCAGCTCCTCTTATTTTCCTTTCGGCAGAAAGTCACTAATCTTCACTTACTACAGAAGAAGCTAAAGGTAAGCTAAAGAACCACGAAGGAAGAAGGATATTCAGCTTCTGAAATTAAATTCCTAAGCTGCTGCACTCTGTTGATGATCTAAATACCACTCAGCTGGCCACCATTCTGGTCTGTTAGACTTGACCCTGACACCATCTTGTCCTTGTATGGCCAGAAAGCCTGCCCCTTTAAAGGCTTCCTCCAAGCGTAGAAGGCCAAGACCACGGAAGCCAAGTGCAGTTGTGACGGTCCCGACCTTCTTTCGAGATGCTACATCAATTACTTCCGACTGTGGAACTACTTTTTCTCCCACCTCTTTAGGAGCACAAAAGAAAATAGTTCAGATACGCGCAGAAAATAAGCAGACCATAGAACCTGAAATCAAGATAAACTTACCCCTTCCTTGATCATCCAGAAATCGTAAAGGAAGCAGTCTCTTTCGAATGACACCACGGTGATGTGTACGGGCAATCAATTCTTGCCCTACGTAACACCCTTTGTCAAAGCTAATACCATTTAAACCAGCCAGGTTGTATTCAAGGGGAATCGCCTCGCCTGAAAATTATGATACAATCATATAGAATAAGGTGTAAAATATTCTGTTACCCCACTgaccaaaagaaaaacaaagggaaacTCGAGTTAAAAGATACTGGATTTTTCTCAAAAACGTGCTCTCAATTGGAATAAGAGGATGTGAATTCATACATATAGAACCATGCAAAAACATTTCTGTAAGTGAAGAAGAGCAAGTTGCAGTcacccattaaaaaaaaaaaaaggttgtaaAAGCCAGACACTTTTAAGATGCACCTTTTGGAATCTCTGAGGGTCCTTCTGCAACTCCCTTCTCTAATCTCCACAGAAGATAGTGCTTTTCATCAGCTTCTTTATCTGCTTCAACTAGAGGTGCTGCACCAAAGTTCACACGTACATTCTTGATCAACCAAAAGATGTATCCAACAAGTTTATGATTTAACTAACCAAAATGCCAGCTTCCAGCAATCAAATCTTTTCCCACATCAAAGTGACTTTCTTGCCTTATCGTATgccaacacacacacacacactcacacgtCTGAAATAAATACATGGAAAAAGAAGGGAAATAGAATACAGGTAGGCCACCAACAAACTTACCTGTTTCATTGGAAGGAAAAATTCCCCTAAATCCAAGGCAATCTAATCTTGGATCCTTATACCATTCCCATCCACATTTATTCCCCCCTGAAGATGCCACTCCTGCGTGATCAACAGAACCACCCCACCCAACTGATGCAGCTTCTGGTTCTTCAGCAGATGAGGACTTCTCACTAAGGTTCCAACCAAATCTTTGCCAGCAGGAGAAATCTTCTGCAACACTGTCGATATCAACTTTGGACCGCAATCGATATCTGCAGCACTCagatgaaaaataatttaaaaccaaaaaaatccTCTAAATGGCTCTATCAATGAACTGATAATGCCAAAAGAGTGTAAGAGCCCATTTTGGTACAAAAACCTGGGACTCAGAGCTTATACAGCATTTCACTAAATAATAAATGACCTATATCCAAAAGCTTTTGCACTACACTTAGTGATTTGGTCAGACCCATTATGGTCCTTAAGAATACACTTAATTTTCACGTCCAAATGTAATATTAGCATTTTATTATTGCAATACTTGAGAATATGAAACTACCATAGAAGATAGTATTAATCACGACAGAGGGTATTTCCTTTACTAGTAAACGAAGTCAAAGTAAGCTGAAGAGTGATCAGAACAATACGGGAAAGGAAGATTTTCTCTCGTCATGAAAAGTCTATAGTAGGCATCACGCACATGAATAAACAGAAGACTGTCTCCAAAAACAATCTCTTCCTACTCCTCATCGTGTCATGTTTCCGACTCTTTGGCTACTCACAAGACCGATGCTTAAGATAATAAGTTTCTTATTTACCTACAAAGACATATGATGCCACCACTTCTGCCCCTTCTGGCtagttaaaaaataaattgaaattgACTCACTCTACATTCTTAGATATACTGGCTTATCTAAAAAGCAACAACATCACTTATCCGACTTCTTTCCAATGGCTCGATTAGACAAGGAGGAGC from Coffea eugenioides isolate CCC68of chromosome 8, Ceug_1.0, whole genome shotgun sequence encodes the following:
- the LOC113779538 gene encoding putative transferase At4g12130, mitochondrial; protein product: MPESPPRLPETYQTKMHRVKFSLRFLKPNSPNYLKPRPFSTHLESSGSMVCHLKARSVIRFKGPDTVKFLQGLVTNDVRRLSEPSTDNRSFGAVGTPNFPAVAVPPVYAALLTAQGRFMHDMFLYRPPQPDEKLNSTGSGPGPIPEEFELFADVDASSLDELLEVLKKYRLRSKVDIDSVAEDFSCWQRFGWNLSEKSSSAEEPEAASVGWGGSVDHAGVASSGGNKCGWEWYKDPRLDCLGFRGIFPSNETAPLVEADKEADEKHYLLWRLEKGVAEGPSEIPKGEAIPLEYNLAGLNGISFDKGCYVGQELIARTHHRGVIRKRLLPLRFLDDQGREVGEKVVPQSEVIDVASRKKVGTVTTALGFRGLGLLRLEEAFKGAGFLAIQGQDGVRVKSNRPEWWPAEWYLDHQQSAAA